TTTCCACTGAAGATGGGAGAGAGACTTAAGAATCACTTAGGAGATAATGGGAAACTTGTTGTCATCAAAAGAACTGGTCATATCTTTAATTTTGAGAAACCTAAAACTTATGTTAGACATCTCAAGTCTTTTCTTCTGCAGACTAAACCACAACAGGTTCCTGTCTCTAATGGATCTGTTTGAGTCTTAAACCTCTGATTTGTTTTCGTATCTTGTAAGGATTATTAACGCATGTAGCtagtgttttttttataaatgtagCTAGTGTCTGATTCTTAAATTAATCACTATACGcttattaattttgaattacGATAATAATTACGTTAACCTTTTTCTGAAATTTAATTAGTTggacataacaaaaaaaatttcttcaGTGTGCTCATTTTCTGTCaaggtaaataaaaataataatgttttatttgttatcttCAAAGttcttttttctcaaaaaaaaaggtggATGTACCAAAGAGAAGGATAAAAATTGCAGAGAAGAAGCTCTGCAAATAATAAAAGCCCTCTCTTGATGGTGAATTGATATTTGCCTCCAGAACAAAGCTAACAAGAATGGATCTTGCTGCTGAAAGAAGAGGCATATCTTTCTTCCTTATACATACAAAACTCAGAATCTAATGAAAACTTTAGACGAGAACACAGAACCATTGACACTGGAGCGTATATGCTTGTGATTGATTTGTATATGAGCTATGCATAGCAATTGGTATATATATAGAGGTGGCTCTAGCTGCCTGCCTGCTTCGAAGCCCTAGTTTATGTAGGTTATAAAACATACTGCTTTTCTGAAAGCCTCATCGGCCTAGGTTTAGGCCTTTTATAAAAGCCCTGTTAAATGGAAGCCTACTGATATGATGATAGCCAATGCAATATATCATTATATGGAGGGAAATGTATATTGTACCAATGAAATTATGAAAACATAGTTTAACAAACAGATCAACTATTCATAATTCCAAGACTATATCTTCAATAGTAAATTATTAAtcaatatctatttttttctatatatatgatcaGATGTCAAGTAGTTGACATCTAGTATAATCCTCTCAAACTTATATCACCGAGACTGCATATGTAACGAAGAACCAAAACAAACTGAACCAGGCTCAAACAAAAATCACGTTAGCTGAAACTTTTGGTTATAATCTATCTAAACCGGACAACAATGCAAGATATGTCATCTTTACTGTTTCTTTTCAATGCTTCAATAACTAGTTGTTTAGCTGCTTCCTTTGGATctttaaactttaaaactatGTCAACTGCTTTTTGGTTAGACATCACCTTTGAAATACCGTCACTAGACAAAATAAGTATCTCAGTGTGGCTATCAACTTCGACATCTTTAATGTCAGGCTCTCTATTCATAAACGCTTTGAGGTCCTTATTACCAAAAGCACGAGACACATCTAATATACCATTCACTCGAGCAACACCACCTGCTCAAACTCACAAACATGAGAATCATCATCACTATTATTTAATAGCTATATATAATACTCAAATATAAGACTAACCTCGCCTGTTGGTTACAAATCCACCTTTACTCTCAATCATATTCCTTTCAGCATCATTATTTGGATCATGATCAACACTTATCTGTGTTGCTTTACCTCTACGAGACACAATGGCTCGTGAATCACCAACATTGGCTATCCACAGAACCTTCCCATTGACCAAAATAGCAGTCACTGCAGTTGAACCACCATTCCATAAATCTGAACTAGTATCAGACAGAATCGTTTGGTCTGTATTTTTATAAGCTTTTGCGATCGTTCTTCGAGGATTAACCAAGAACTCTCCCTAGAAAATTTTAACACATTATAACCGATCATTATACATACAAGTAAACTACAATATTTTGTAGAACTTACATCTTTGAGGATGTTTGAGAAGAGATGTTTCTGTAAATATGTAGCTACTTGATCACCATTATGACCATCAAAGATTGCAAATAAACCCAGTTCATTGTCTTCGACGTTGATGAGCTTAGCAACGTGATAATCCTCCATTGGATGTTTAGCTTTCCCCTTCATTAAACTATATCCAAACTTGATTTCTCCATCAGGTTTTCCTTTACCTGAATGAGATTTTTGTCCTAGTACAATCTAGCATTAAGATGACGTAATCAGATATAACATAATCATGTCCGtacaaaaaatattcatataagcaaatataaaaaaaatagagaaaggAGTTTGCTTCTTTACTTGTGTATCAGAACGAGAGCAGCAGAACCCAGTCATCAAAAAgctaaagagaaagaaaataaagCAGTCGAAGAGAGAAATGAAAATAACCAAACTCTTTTTAATTTGCAACCAGAAGAGATGAAGAAGCCTTCACTCTTCTTCGTTAATGTCGTTTTCTTATTATATCCACTAGAAATATTCAATCTGGTTattctaataaaataaactCATATGATATGGTTGTTTTTATAACTCTTTTTGCAtgctttttgtttttggaaaattatataaatatttccaCAAAAGGAAGTATATAGTCTAATTctatttcttttgattttatttccCATTTACTTTTGTATTGACAACTATGCAATAATTGCAGTTTGACAAATTAAATGTGTGTTGTGTATCAAACTATGACATATTATAATAAGACACATGTGTAATTTAGATAAACAAATGGTTTGTACAACATATCTCTAtggattagttttttttttggcatctcTATGGATTAGTTGTTTACTATTTTTAGAGCATTGAAGAGATTTCAAACTCTCAACACTAAATAGTAAGACTATGAGTAGAGAAAgtgaagaaaatattatatttgttcTTTAAAACTATGATAGATGTCAAATtgtatatatctttattttattttctatttaattcTAGTTAcctaataaaataatacaaatctTAAGTTACTAGATGTTCTTACTCTTTTGTGGTTTATCTCTAgcagatttgtttctttttaatcacatatattatctattttacCTTTCTggaaaaactatttttatacaatatttcTTGAGATCATATATAACTATAAGttatacaataaaataatacaaatctTAAACTACTAGATGTTCTTACTCCTTTATGGTTTATTTCTagcatatttgtttcttttttatcacatattctttttttttacctttctggaaaaactatttttatacaatatttcTTGAGATCATATATAACTTGTAAGTTGCACACAATAGAAAATTTCTGATCAGTTTGATAGTAAGCTATGGACCCATATGGTAATGGACTTGGAGCCTTTACTGATCTTTTCATTTCTAGCTATGGGCCTTAAATGAATAAAGCCCATTTACACAACTAAATTCTAGCTAAACCACCATAGGGGATATGATATTCGTCAGTCATCAGCCACCACCACAACACTTCGTCACCTCCGCCATCAAACCGTCACGACGCTTCGCCGCATAGAGAGGGTAATTAAAGAGATGAGGTTGATAGTGCACAACATGCTGACTTGCAACATCAAGGGAGTGGTTAACAAGTTCCCTCTACGGATCGAAGCAGAGAAGGTGATCAAGAAGGAGGTCGATTTCAACCCTGATTTTCTCAGGCACATGCTGGCCAAGATCGAGTGGAAGGCTCTGGTAGACGGTGCACGTTCCATGGGATACACCGAGCTTCCTGATCAGCTGGAATCAGAGGAATCATATTCATTCCTCAAGAAGTTTCACCACGCGTTGCTCGAGCTCCACCTCGAGGAAGGCTCGCTCGTCTGCCAAGAAACCGGTAGGAAGTTTCCAGTCGAGAAAGGAGTCCCCAACATGCTTCTCCACGAGGATGAAGTTTAAAAAGGCAGAACAAAACTATCACTGCATTGTGTTATGTCTGAAAAATATAACATACGGTGTTGTATCAGAGCATTGAGTTCTTGTCGTTGCTGCTTCATTTCTTTGAGTCTTTTTCATGCCTTTTGGTGGTATGTGGAATTGTGGAATAAGGATGATTTAAGGATGTGCACCGTTACAAAGCTATGCTTGCTATTGACGAGACTATATATAGAGCCTTGTAAAGGGACAACATCCTTAGGTTTTGATCATATGCTTGAAAGCTTCTTGCCTTCTCCACCCCGAGCCAATAGTTTTGTTCGTATCTATGAAGTAGAAGAACCACTTTTAAGTCATGTTCTTATTGTCACATGCTCTGATTTAAATAGAAAGGCAGTGAAGCTTGACTTATATGTCACTCTAAACACAGAGACTTTCAAGGTATGTGAGAGAGTACTAATCGAAAAATCTATACTTGGTCAAGAGATGCTTCAATCTATTCATGGTCCTGCCTCTTCTCCTTCTCACTCTCTGGAAACTGTTCGTTTCCTATCTCCACTACCGCGAAGTTCGTTGTGTATTCCGTCAAAGTACCTCTACATTCTCGCTCAGATTCGTCTTTCCTCAAGCTAACAGACAAGAACAATGAGTCCTTACCGGTTTGCTTCTCCAAGTAACCGGCAGATGGATTCGAAGAAGGAAGAGTAAATGTAAACCCATGGTGGTTGGTTCATGAAACAAGCCACCGGTTCTTTAAAACGCTGGACTGGATCATAGATCACTAGAGGCGGTTAGCAAGAACTTAATTGAGTGGT
This region of Raphanus sativus cultivar WK10039 unplaced genomic scaffold, ASM80110v3 Scaffold0383, whole genome shotgun sequence genomic DNA includes:
- the LOC130502016 gene encoding probable protein phosphatase 2C 17, which encodes MTGFCCSRSDTQIVLGQKSHSGKGKPDGEIKFGYSLMKGKAKHPMEDYHVAKLINVEDNELGLFAIFDGHNGDQVATYLQKHLFSNILKDGEFLVNPRRTIAKAYKNTDQTILSDTSSDLWNGGSTAVTAILVNGKVLWIANVGDSRAIVSRRGKATQISVDHDPNNDAERNMIESKGGFVTNRRGGVARVNGILDVSRAFGNKDLKAFMNREPDIKDVEVDSHTEILILSSDGISKVMSNQKAVDIVLKFKDPKEAAKQLVIEALKRNSKDDISCIVVRFR
- the LOC130502017 gene encoding multifunctional methyltransferase subunit TRM112 homolog B-like; translation: MRLIVHNMLTCNIKGVVNKFPLRIEAEKVIKKEVDFNPDFLRHMLAKIEWKALVDGARSMGYTELPDQLESEESYSFLKKFHHALLELHLEEGSLVCQETGRKFPVEKGVPNMLLHEDEV